A part of Saimiri boliviensis isolate mSaiBol1 chromosome 13, mSaiBol1.pri, whole genome shotgun sequence genomic DNA contains:
- the LOC141580986 gene encoding elongin-A3-like, with protein MAAGSTTLHAVEKLQVRLATKTDPKKLGKYLQKLSALPVTADILAETRIRKTVKGLRKHQHVGPIARDLAARWKKLLLVDPNTRPGPDPRDREESSSRERLGEALRDQEKAWGFPENGTAPRSRSHSPEHRRTARTAPTGLRRPERSSPSRQDGAQRKRPRNASADSGPNRAPQSGRAGPLPMSEGLEPGQQTRRGHADTAQGLPLLAGGCQGQPQDEAVGGRRKKRKSSRREERPSRASPPKLPPVKESHSPRPQAAGADSSGRKTVLSHGFSELWDLSEPWMQANYDLLSAFESLTAQTQTEPALSAPTFQEETGSPGRRKNAKMQVYSGSRPARQPGWLTLRQQCVRALRDNPGVLGRAGRVPSWVFELVLEGCTPDQLYRREKNNHALIGQTDGLWRIHCLRDFKGENPQEHESWRELYLRLRHAREQRLRVVTTNIRAARDNKPHGRRTKMICFNSVAEPPNGAPRRQEKSAGAADPENGNINPDPHPPKSSRPPPASEGGGAGSGLPSNARATPEAKIRKQAAKKVAPLMAKAIRDYKRAILRR; from the exons ATGGCGGCAGGCTCGACTACGCTGCACGCAGTGGAGAAGCTGCAGGTGCGTCTGGCAACTAAGACGGACCCGAAGAAGCTAGGGAAATATCTGCAGAAACTCTCCGCCTTGCCCGTGACGGCAGACATCCTGGCGGAGACTCGAATCCGAAAGACCGTGAAGGGCCTGCGGAAGCACCAGCACGTGGGCCCCATTGCCAGAGACTTAGCGGCCCGGTGGAAGAAGCTGCTTCTCGTGGACCCAAACACCAGGCCCGGGCCCGACCCACGGGACCGGGAGGAGAGCTCTTCCCGAGAGCGCCTCGGGGAGGCTCTTCGGGACCAAGAAAAGGCCTGGGGCTTCCCGGAAAACGGGACGGCCCCCAGGAGTCGATCTCACAGCCCTGAGCACAGACGGACAGCACGCACAGCACCTACGGGGCTCCGGAGACCTGAGCGAAGCTCCCCCAGCCGCCAGGACGGAGCCCAGAGAAAGCGCCCCAGAAATGCCTCGGCTGATTCCGGCCCCAATCGGGCCCCTCAGTCAGGGCGCGCCGGACCTCTCCCGATGAGCGAGGGCCTGGAGCCCGGGCAGCAAACCCGAAGAGGCCACGCTGACACCGCCCAGGGCCTGCCCCTGCTCGCTGGAGGCTGCCAGGGCCAACCCCAGGACGAAGCGGTTGGGGGCCGCAGAAAGAAGCGCAAATCCTCCCGCCGGGAAGAACGCCCT TCCCGGGCTTCGCCTCCGAAATTGCCTCCTGTCAAGGAAAGCCACTCCCCGAGGCCACAGGCGGCCGGTGCCGATTCCTCCGGGCGGAAAACCGTGCTCAGCCACGGCTTCTCAGAGCTGTGGGACCTCTCAGAGCCCTGGATGCAGGCCAACTACGATCTGCTCTCCGCCTTTGAGTCCCTGACCGCCCAGACACAGACAGAACCGGCACTCTCCGCACCGACGTTCCAGGAGGAAACCGGTTCCCCTGGACGCAGAAAGAACGCCAAGATGCAGGTGTACTCCGGCTCCAGGCCTGCCCGCCAGCCCGGGTGGCTGACCTTGCGCCAGCAGTGCGTCCGGGCGCTTAGAGACAACCCCGGCGTCCTGGGCCGAGCGGGACGCGTCCCCTCTTGGGTTTTTGAACTTGTCCTGGAGGGGTGTACGCCTGACCAGCTATATCgcagagagaaaaacaatcacGCACTCATTGGACAGACAGACGGACTCTGGAGGATTCACTGCCTCCGGGACTTCAAGGGAGAAAATCCGCAGGAGCACGAGTCTTGGCGGGAGCTGTACCTGCGTCTTCGGCATGCCCGAGAGCAGCGGCTGCGTGTAGTGACGACCAACATCCGGGCTGCACGTGACAACAAGCCCCACGGCCGACGGACGAAGATGATCTGTTTCAACTCGGTGGCCGAGCCGCCTAACGGTGCTCCGAGGAGGCAAGAGAAGTCTGCAGGAGCCGCTGACCCCGAAAATGGCAACATCAACCCAGATCCGCATCCCCCAAAAAGCAGCCGCCCGCCGCCCGCTAGCGAGGGCGGCGGGGCAGGCAGCGGCCTTCCCAG CAACGCGCGGGCGACGCCCGAGGCCAAAATCCGGAAACAGGCTGCCAAGAAAGTGGCCCCGCTGATGGCCAAGGCCATTCGAGACTACAAGAGAGCAATCTTACGACGATAA
- the LOC141580987 gene encoding elongin-A3-like, whose product MAAGSTTLHAVEKLQVRLATKTDPKKLGKYLQKLSALPVTADILAETRIRKTVKGLRKHQHVGPIARDLAARWKKLLLVDPNTRPGPDPRDREESSSRERLGEALRDQEKAWGFPENGTAPRSRSHSPEHRRTARTAPTGLRRPERSSPSRQDGAQRKRPRNASADSGPNRAPQSGRAGPLPMSEGLEPGQQTRRGHADTAQGLPLLAGGCQGQPQDEAVGGRRKKRKSSRREERPSRASPPKLPPVKESHSPRPQAAGADSSGRKTVLSHGFSELWDLSEPWMQANYDLLSAFESLTAQTQTEPALSAPTFQEETGSPGRRKNAKMQVYSGSRPARQPGWLTLRQQCVRALRDNPGVLGRAGRVPSWVFELVLEGCTPDQLYRREKNNHALIGQTDGLWRIHCLRDFKGENPQEHESWRELYLRLRHAREQRLRVVTTNIRAARDNKPHGRRTKMICFNSVAEPPNGAPRRQEKSAGAADPENGNINPDPHPPKSSRPPPASEGGGAGSGLPSNARATPEAKIRKQAAKKVAPLMAKAIRDYKRAILRR is encoded by the exons ATGGCGGCAGGCTCGACTACGCTGCACGCAGTGGAGAAGCTGCAGGTGCGTCTGGCAACTAAGACGGACCCGAAGAAGCTAGGGAAATATCTGCAGAAACTCTCCGCCTTGCCCGTGACGGCAGACATCCTGGCGGAGACTCGAATCCGAAAGACCGTGAAGGGCCTGCGGAAGCACCAGCACGTGGGCCCCATTGCCAGAGACTTAGCGGCCCGGTGGAAGAAGCTGCTTCTCGTGGACCCAAACACCAGGCCCGGGCCCGACCCACGGGACCGGGAGGAGAGCTCTTCCCGAGAGCGCCTCGGGGAGGCTCTTCGGGACCAAGAAAAGGCCTGGGGCTTCCCGGAAAACGGGACGGCCCCCAGGAGTCGATCTCACAGCCCTGAGCACAGACGGACAGCACGCACAGCACCTACGGGGCTCCGGAGACCTGAGCGAAGCTCCCCCAGCCGCCAGGACGGAGCCCAGAGAAAGCGCCCCAGAAATGCCTCGGCTGATTCCGGCCCCAATCGGGCCCCTCAGTCAGGGCGCGCCGGACCTCTCCCGATGAGCGAGGGCCTGGAGCCCGGGCAGCAAACCCGAAGAGGCCACGCTGACACCGCCCAGGGCCTGCCCCTGCTCGCTGGAGGCTGCCAGGGCCAACCCCAGGACGAAGCGGTTGGGGGCCGCAGAAAGAAGCGCAAATCCTCCCGCCGGGAAGAACGCCCT TCCCGGGCTTCGCCTCCGAAATTGCCTCCTGTCAAGGAAAGCCACTCCCCGAGGCCACAGGCGGCCGGTGCCGATTCCTCCGGGCGGAAAACCGTGCTCAGCCACGGCTTCTCAGAGCTGTGGGACCTCTCAGAGCCCTGGATGCAGGCCAACTACGATCTGCTCTCCGCCTTTGAGTCCCTGACCGCCCAGACACAGACAGAACCGGCACTCTCCGCACCGACGTTCCAGGAGGAAACCGGTTCCCCTGGACGCAGAAAGAACGCCAAGATGCAGGTGTACTCCGGCTCCAGGCCTGCCCGCCAGCCCGGGTGGCTGACCTTGCGCCAGCAGTGCGTCCGGGCGCTTAGAGACAACCCCGGCGTCCTGGGCCGAGCGGGACGCGTCCCCTCTTGGGTTTTTGAACTTGTCCTGGAGGGGTGTACGCCTGACCAGCTATATCgcagagagaaaaacaatcacGCACTCATTGGACAGACAGACGGACTCTGGAGGATTCACTGCCTCCGGGACTTCAAGGGAGAAAATCCGCAGGAGCACGAGTCTTGGCGGGAGCTGTACCTGCGTCTTCGGCATGCCCGAGAGCAGCGGCTGCGTGTAGTGACGACCAATATCCGGGCTGCACGTGACAACAAGCCCCACGGCCGACGGACGAAGATGATCTGTTTCAACTCGGTGGCCGAGCCGCCTAACGGTGCTCCGAGGAGGCAAGAGAAGTCTGCAGGAGCCGCTGACCCCGAAAATGGCAACATCAACCCAGATCCGCATCCCCCAAAAAGCAGCCGCCCGCCGCCCGCTAGCGAGGGCGGCGGGGCAGGCAGCGGCCTTCCCAG CAACGCGCGGGCGACGCCCGAGGCCAAAATCCGGAAACAGGCTGCCAAGAAAGTGGCCCCGCTGATGGCCAAGGCCATTCGAGACTACAAGAGAGCAATCTTACGACGATAA
- the LOC141580988 gene encoding elongin-A3-like codes for MAAGSTTLHAVEKLQVRLATKTDPKKLGKYLQKLSALPVTADILAETRIRKTVKGLRKHQHVGPIARDLAARWKKLLLVDPNTRPGPDPRDREESSSRERLGEALRDQEKAWGFPENGTAPRSRSHSPEHRRTARTAPTGLRRPERSSPSRQDGAQRKRPRNASADSGPNRAPQSGRAGPLPMSEGLEPGQQTRRGHADTAQGLPLLAGGCQGQPQDEAVGGRRKKRKSSRREERPSRASPPKLPPVKESHSPRPQAAGADSSGRKTVLSHGFSELWDLSEPWMQANYDLLSAFESLTAQTQTEPALSAPTFQEETGSPGRRKNAKMQVYSGSRPARQPGWLTLRQQCVRALRDNPGVLGRAGRVPSWVFELVLDGCTPDQLYRREKNNHALIGQTDGLWRIHCLRDFKGENPQEHESWRELYLRLRHAREQRLRVVTTNIRAARDNKPHGRRTKMICFNSVAEPPNGAPRRQEKSAGAADPENGNINPDPHPPKSSRPPPASEGGGAGSGLPSNARATPEAKIRKQAAKKVAPLMAKAIRDYKRAILRR; via the exons ATGGCGGCAGGCTCGACTACGCTGCACGCAGTGGAGAAGCTGCAGGTGCGTCTGGCAACTAAGACGGACCCGAAGAAGCTAGGGAAATATCTGCAGAAACTCTCCGCCTTGCCCGTGACGGCAGACATCCTGGCGGAGACTCGAATCCGAAAGACCGTGAAGGGCCTGCGGAAGCACCAGCACGTGGGCCCCATTGCCAGAGACTTAGCGGCCCGGTGGAAGAAGCTGCTTCTCGTGGACCCAAACACCAGGCCCGGGCCCGACCCACGGGACCGGGAGGAGAGCTCTTCCCGAGAGCGCCTCGGGGAGGCTCTTCGGGACCAAGAAAAGGCCTGGGGCTTCCCGGAAAACGGGACGGCCCCCAGGAGTCGATCTCACAGCCCTGAGCACAGACGGACAGCACGCACAGCACCTACGGGGCTCCGGAGACCTGAGCGAAGCTCCCCCAGCCGCCAGGACGGAGCCCAGAGAAAGCGCCCCAGAAATGCCTCGGCTGATTCCGGCCCCAATCGGGCCCCTCAGTCAGGGCGCGCCGGACCTCTCCCGATGAGCGAGGGCCTGGAGCCCGGGCAGCAAACCCGAAGAGGCCACGCTGACACCGCCCAGGGCCTGCCCCTGCTCGCTGGAGGCTGCCAGGGCCAACCCCAGGACGAAGCGGTTGGGGGCCGCAGAAAGAAGCGCAAATCCTCCCGCCGGGAAGAACGCCCT TCCCGGGCTTCGCCTCCGAAATTGCCTCCTGTCAAGGAAAGCCACTCCCCGAGGCCACAGGCGGCCGGTGCCGATTCCTCCGGGCGGAAAACCGTGCTCAGCCACGGCTTCTCAGAGCTGTGGGACCTCTCAGAGCCCTGGATGCAGGCCAACTACGATCTGCTCTCCGCCTTTGAGTCCCTGACCGCCCAGACACAGACAGAACCGGCACTCTCCGCACCGACGTTCCAGGAGGAAACCGGTTCCCCTGGACGCAGAAAGAACGCCAAGATGCAGGTGTACTCCGGCTCCAGGCCTGCCCGCCAGCCCGGGTGGCTGACCTTGCGCCAGCAGTGCGTCCGGGCGCTTAGAGACAACCCCGGCGTCCTGGGCCGAGCGGGACGCGTCCCCTCTTGGGTTTTTGAACTTGTCCTGGACGGGTGTACGCCTGACCAGCTATATCgcagagagaaaaacaatcacGCACTCATTGGACAGACAGACGGACTCTGGAGGATTCACTGCCTCCGGGACTTCAAGGGAGAAAATCCGCAGGAGCACGAGTCTTGGCGGGAGCTGTACCTGCGTCTTCGGCATGCCCGAGAGCAGCGGCTGCGTGTAGTGACGACCAATATCCGGGCTGCACGTGACAACAAGCCCCACGGCCGACGGACGAAGATGATCTGTTTCAACTCGGTGGCCGAGCCGCCTAACGGTGCTCCGAGGAGGCAAGAGAAGTCTGCAGGAGCCGCTGACCCCGAAAATGGCAACATCAACCCAGATCCGCATCCCCCAAAAAGCAGCCGCCCGCCGCCCGCTAGCGAGGGCGGCGGGGCAGGCAGCGGCCTTCCCAG CAACGCGCGGGCGACGCCCGAGGCCAAAATCCGGAAACAGGCTGCCAAGAAAGTGGCCCCGCTGATGGCCAAGGCCATTCGAGACTACAAGAGAGCAATCTTACGACGATAA
- the LOC141580990 gene encoding elongin-A3-like, protein MAAGSTTLHAVEKLQVRLATKTDPKKLGKYLQKLSALPVTADILAETRIRKTVKGLRKHQHVGPIARDLAARWKKLLLVDPNTRPGPDPRDREESSSRERLGEALRDQEKAWGFPENGTAPRSRSHSPEHRRTARTAPTGLRRPERSSPSRQDGAQRKRPRNASADSGPNRAPQSGRAGPLPMSEGLEPGQQTRRGHADTAQGLPLLAGGCQGQPQDEAVGGRRKKRKSSRREERPSRASPPKLPPVKESHSPRPQAAGADSSGRKTVLSHGFSELWDLSEPWMQANYDLLSAFESLTAQTQTEPALSAPTFQEETGSPGRRKNAKMQVYSGSRPARQPGWLTLRQQCVRALRDNPGVLGRAGRVPSWVFELVLEGCTPDQLYRREKNNHALIGQTDGLWRIHCLRDFKGENPQEHESWRELYLRLRHAREQRLRVVTTNIRAARDNKSHGRRTKMICFNSVAEPPNGAPRRQEKSAGAADPENGNINPDPHPPKSSRPPPASEGGGAGSGLPSNARATPEAKIRKQAAKKVAPLMAKAIRDYKRAILRR, encoded by the exons ATGGCGGCAGGCTCGACTACGCTGCACGCAGTGGAGAAGCTGCAGGTGCGTCTGGCAACTAAGACGGACCCGAAGAAGCTAGGGAAATATCTGCAGAAACTCTCCGCCTTGCCCGTGACGGCAGACATCCTGGCGGAGACTCGAATCCGAAAGACCGTGAAGGGCCTGCGGAAGCACCAGCACGTGGGCCCCATTGCCAGAGACTTAGCGGCCCGGTGGAAGAAGCTGCTTCTCGTGGACCCAAACACCAGGCCCGGGCCCGACCCACGGGACCGGGAGGAGAGCTCTTCCCGAGAGCGCCTCGGGGAGGCTCTTCGGGACCAAGAAAAGGCCTGGGGCTTCCCGGAAAACGGGACGGCCCCCAGGAGTCGATCTCACAGCCCTGAGCACAGACGGACAGCACGCACAGCACCTACGGGGCTCCGGAGACCTGAGCGAAGCTCCCCCAGCCGCCAGGACGGAGCCCAGAGAAAGCGCCCCAGAAATGCCTCGGCTGATTCCGGCCCCAATCGGGCCCCTCAGTCAGGGCGCGCCGGACCTCTCCCGATGAGCGAGGGCCTGGAGCCCGGGCAGCAAACCCGAAGAGGCCACGCTGACACCGCCCAGGGCCTGCCCCTGCTCGCTGGAGGCTGCCAGGGCCAACCCCAGGACGAAGCGGTTGGGGGCCGCAGAAAGAAGCGCAAATCCTCCCGCCGGGAAGAACGCCCT TCCCGGGCTTCGCCTCCGAAATTGCCTCCTGTCAAGGAAAGCCACTCCCCGAGGCCACAGGCGGCCGGTGCCGATTCCTCCGGGCGGAAAACCGTGCTCAGCCACGGCTTCTCAGAGCTGTGGGACCTCTCAGAGCCCTGGATGCAGGCCAACTACGATCTGCTCTCCGCCTTTGAGTCCCTGACCGCCCAGACACAGACAGAACCGGCACTCTCCGCACCGACGTTCCAGGAGGAAACCGGTTCCCCTGGACGCAGAAAGAACGCCAAGATGCAGGTGTACTCCGGCTCCAGGCCTGCCCGCCAGCCCGGGTGGCTGACCTTGCGCCAGCAGTGCGTCCGGGCGCTTAGAGACAACCCCGGCGTCCTGGGCCGAGCGGGACGCGTCCCCTCTTGGGTTTTTGAACTTGTCCTGGAGGGGTGTACGCCTGACCAGCTATATCgcagagagaaaaacaatcacGCACTCATTGGACAGACAGACGGACTCTGGAGGATTCACTGCCTCCGGGACTTCAAGGGAGAAAATCCGCAGGAGCACGAGTCTTGGCGGGAGCTGTACCTGCGTCTTCGGCATGCCCGAGAGCAGCGGCTGCGTGTAGTGACGACCAACATCCGGGCTGCACGTGACAACAAGTCCCACGGCCGACGGACGAAGATGATCTGTTTCAACTCGGTGGCCGAGCCGCCTAACGGTGCTCCGAGGAGGCAAGAGAAGTCTGCAGGAGCCGCTGACCCCGAAAATGGCAACATCAACCCAGATCCGCATCCCCCAAAAAGCAGCCGCCCGCCGCCCGCTAGCGAGGGCGGCGGGGCAGGCAGCGGCCTTCCCAG CAACGCGCGGGCGACGCCCGAGGCCAAAATCCGGAAACAGGCTGCCAAGAAAGTGGCCCCGCTGATGGCCAAGGCCATTCGAGACTACAAGAGAGCAATCTTACGACGATAA